The region ctccggcgatgagttggcaAGGCTCTGAACCACGGGATCCATCCATtacgttttaatcttgatcgttaGTTTTAAATACCAATTGTGCAGCGCTGTTGACTAAGGACTATGTGGAACGCGCGCTTAGgaccatttgatctgccacctcaattaatgagggagatatgatggtccacgtatttttgaatttctgactttttattttaattgcattattttcaataattcatattaaattcaatattgatccaaaaaatatgggactttcaccaaaaaaattcaaatatttttctctttcatattctgaattaaaattattttttggatcattattaatatttttcatgaattaattgattttgcatttgtttttaattgtttaaaaatatttttaaatgtccaaaaattatgaaattttttctccaaggtcctttgaccttgtttgacctatgataaatctcatggtcatttctttggtgttttgatgagattttaggaattggacaaaccatatttgatttaaatgcattattttattacttttaattgaataaatgccaattattttttgttgaccacttgtaatgacttgtttgagtttgcttattgttgttgggccttggtcaaggttgatttgactttgtcaaattaatatcattggatttaggggattgatagaatgtacatttcatctcccaaaatgaatgaatgatattaatttggcaaaagtcctcctttgaccaatttgtgaactcattcatccccttcccacttcatctcattcctcttcttaattcattcattccatttggcctatgacatctcaaagtcctaatgctagttgattgaaaaattgacatgagtatggatgagattaggccacaccttttgcatatttttttttgtgtggtatgtttcatgagcatagttcattatactatgtctctaacatgcattaacaccaaaattctattgcccgacctcaaatagttgtgacttctatataaatccaattatgattgcttaacataacgctaaatttgtgacataaaaggcataagcattctagttagtgagattgtaagtctcccatctttcatggtattgtgtggaaacttggtcttctttccttcctttggaagatgttttggttcaaggatccatacttgtgataagtgggttgagtgttatccaaagaatgtcttcaaataaaaaaagcaaaagcaaaacaatactaactcttaacttactaactactaacttttaatttcaagcttttcactttgatgcaatttacttttagcattctatttcattttccattatttatatcattctaattgtttatgttaatgcaattttcactttatccattcggaccatattgtgtgatatattttgtttgggTACTGTCATACCCTGAAATTCGCCCACACCCTTCACATTGATCTTATAGGTCACTAACCCCGCACATTTTGCATATCAtcctcattcattcatttcattgaATAAGCATGGTTCGCCACAAGCAGGCATCCTCTTGGCATCATGTTAATAATTGAGCTAATTAATTATAAGTTCGTGTTGATTTCAATTTCAAATTAACGTTTGAAGTTTGAATTGATTTTGAAGTTAGATTTAATCTTTGAAAGTAAATTTGGTTTTAGAAATCATTTCATTCTTTTTTTCGAATTAATAttggaaattcaagttgagttgGATGATCCGAATTGATTACTGAAAAGTTGAATTGGTTTTGGAGATTTAATCGTGGTTGCATTGAGCCCATTCATTTCTTTTTGTTAAGCCCATAATTTTAGCCCATTAACCATTTTCCAATCGCCCATATCCAATTAGGAAACAATTATTCATTTTCATAATCTATTTCGCTAACTCCATTTCCATAATTAACTTCCATCGAACCATGCAAGAAGTTGCCAATAGCATTCATTCATAACATTCATTTCATCCATAATTGTACAACCAAATTCCAAACATTGCCATATTGCATACATTCCAAAACCATTATCAAAATTCTACAAGCAAATTCAAATAACCATTCTTACTAATGACAATACCATTGCATATTCATTCTATTCTATCCTAATTTTTCAAATTACACTGAAACAGTACCATAGGAATTAAGTCAGTGCCATCCCAACCGTTACATAATGCAATCCTTAATATATTATCCAAACAGTGGTTTACATAAGCCAATTAATTGAAAAAAGGCATAAGCTGCCAGTGCCACCGAGAGAACCGCAAGCTGCTACAAGATAAACTGAAAGCTCTTTATCCGGAATGCCGACCATCTCAATAACTTCAGGTACTCCTCTGGTTTCTGGTACCAGGCCGTCAGCTTTTGCAGTCTCAATGGTTCAAATTGGCGAGCTCCCAACAACGCAGCTAGAATTGTGACTACGGCAGTTACGACAACATGTACACTGAACCAACATAGCCCACCTGCAGAATTACAAAACCAAGTTAATCAAAATCCAGCCTGCAATGCAAATGCACTTCGGTTCCGTTCCAGAATTCAGGAATTTCAGTGGCAGTTTGTATGTTTCCTGTTTTTTTATCGAAGTGTCATTGAAGCTGCTAACCAATTTAACTATGGCGGTTGACAATTAGAAGGCCTTATGGAGTTGTTGGCCATGGTAGACATTGCCTCTCAAGGCTTTCTTCTGTCACAGACATGACATTGCTAAAAGCATAACTCTGCGGCAGTTGAAGATTTCAGAATCtgaaaaaaagaagaaaacaaCATCCAAACATAATCCATAATCCATAATCCATAATCCATAATCCATAATCCATAATCCAAATTCAATTTACAGGTTAAAATAAAATGGAGAAAATGCAATTGAAAAGGTGAAGTGCAAACAGAAGCAACAGCCAAACATGAAAACAGAACGCACGCATGTAGCAAACTGCAACATGGATACTTCAGGCCGTGCAAACCCAAAAACAATTCACCTGTCAAGCTTCTAACAATACTCTCTAACAGAAGAACTTCACATTAGCTTGACATTCAGTATAATTGAAACTAACAAAGCTCGTCCCAAGAAATTCCGTCTAACAGAATTCATAACAAACTCAAAACAACCTAACAAAATCGGTAACCAATTCATAACAGAATGAGAGGAGAAAGAAACTCAGAAATCTATAAAAGCTTACCTTCACTCCCTCTCATTCTTCCAAGGATTCCACTTCATCACCTTCTACCTTCTTCATTCTGCAAAACCCTCCCTAACCGAGCTTCTTCTCACTTCCTTCAACAACCGTAACAAACTCACAAAACCGTTAACCACCACTTCAACCTCCTCTTTCTTCTCCAAAGAACCACCACTTCAACCTCCTCTTTCTTCTTCAAAGAGCCACCACCTCTTCCACCGCAACCGAAACCTTCACCACTTCGATTCACTTCTCTTCATCCTTCAATCCAACTCCAATCCTTCAACCGTCTTCAACCTGTAACAACCAAAAGCGGCGTCAAAACCACGACTCGGAAGCAACGTTGAAACAGAAGAAAGGAATGGAAGCAGAAGCCTAAGAGCACGAAGTCGTTCTCGGTCTCGAAGGCGCACGATCTGAATCGGTTTCGTTCATCTTCAGTTAGCAGCGATCGAACTCCGTTCGTCAACCGTGATAACAACATCGCACGACGATCAAGCACAAACCTCGGTTCTCCGTCCTTCAACTGTAACATGACGCACAAAGTACGGATCTGCATAATTGATGGCGCGAACCGGAGATGAAACCTATACGAAGAACGCAAGTGGATCGTCGGCGATGAACGAGGTACGATCGGTCTTTTTTCTTTTCGTCACAGTGGCTTTCTGCATCCAGAGGCAATGAGGATCTCGCGTGTGTGTGAGCTGGTTGATGATGGAGGCGGTCTGGGCCTCAAGAACATCGTTGGGTCCAAAGGGAGATAATCCCTCAGTTTCTTTAGTTTGTGTGCTCTTTGCACCTACCGTGGGTTCGACAGTCCCCTGCATGCATAGGAAAAGGCCAATGGGCCTTGGGAGTGGGCCTTGGCTCCTTGGTTTCTGTTCAGGCCTTTGGTGTTAATTTCTTACTCCTCTTCTGTGATTAGTAACATAGAGATTAATCAGGACTTAACATTTGATTTAGAGTTAACATGTGTTTTAGAGGATAATTAGAGGATTTAGGGATTAAATAGTCATTAGAATTAGCTAGAATTAGCAATATTAAATTTAGGCTACTGTTTTAGATAACTAGATTTTAGATTTCTAATTAGATTACTAGAATTAGAATAATTGTTAGAAATATTAAACTTTGattaaaatgtttaaaaaatattAGAAAGATAGTTTAGAAGTAATTAGAAATATTATTAGAGATTAATATTAGAGTTAATTTTAGGATTAGTTAATTAGAAATATTAGAATTAATTGATATTAGTTTAATGTTAGAATTCTAGAGTTTAATTAGGAGTATTAAAATTAGATTAATTTAGGATTTAGAATAATTAGAATTACTTAGATTTAATGGTTTTAATAGAATTTCATAAATAGAAATAATTCAATATTAATCCATAAATGGTGAAATGGTAATTTTATCCCGAGACTTAGAAGTAATTCAATCTTGCATGCTCCGTTAGTTTTAGGACTTATAGAATTTTCCAATTAACCTAACTATTATTTCTCATATGGTTAACCTTTGTTCTAATGCATCTTTAGATAGAGTTTAGATTTTAGAATTAGCTTTCATTTGAATGATTTTACTTTCGCACatcccttgtactttacatgtaccccccTCCCCTCTCCGATGTACGCACTTACttgctttcttttattgcttgttagctactccttaggcattaggaacgTTCATCATTTCGCAaacaataaacaaacccttgatccaacgtcaagtggtctcttttccaaatcaaattcaataaacaaacccttgatccaacgtcaagtggtccttttttcaaatcaaaaacaataatcaaacccttgatccaacgtcaagtggtccttttttcaaatcaaaaacaataaacaaacccttgatccaatgtcaagtggtcatttttcaaatcaaattcaaaaacacaataaatggcgattaggattgtacgtcacgagccttaagcgataaagaagggatgagactggagctttcctacactcattctgaatgcttcgaacacaagacgtttggcttgaccgtttgaggtattcacctttatccatagtctttagtgcaatccaAAATCAATAACTCATTTCTTCAAAACATAAAAACAACTCAacgcattcaaaccttttgtttgagccttagggcgacacaatcgaaaacccttcttcaaggtaataaaatcaacaaaacaaacacaaacaaatttcaaaaccacgaactacgaacgctctgatttctcacttcaacaagtgggcatacgtaggcacaaggatccattccttggcgagcacactaatttaaaatctacctccactccGTAAACCTTTGGCAAACAAGCATTCAATAAATAATACACACATAAGCGtaaacatcctagatggttcccatggaataccatggatgtgaggggtgttaatacctttcccttgcataaccgacttccgaacctgttcgtggttgcgacgaccatattTTGGGattttctcgatattttccctttcctttggaataaataaaaactgatggcgactctgtatttttcgcgtagcgacagCTGGCGAATTTGCTGGGGACACCTCCCTAAGCAAGTCAAGCCTAATCTAGGTTGCTTCCTCGCATGTGTGTATGCTTATCCTTTTGATATTGCTTGTTTTATTTATCGCCTTTTGTTGTAATAAATTGTATGATTCCATGGTTCTATGGTATCGATGGATACAAATCCGATTGCAAGtaaccttgtgggaaagactctccacccgagtctagagtgcaaacttgagataggagaggttgagtagtatggaccaccgagaagcttttctcgtaagggtcgatacgagaacctcacttGGAGTAGATTCTTTTGGAGACGTTGACGACCGTCGAGCTTTTGGCGTAAGCGATCAATGTCTtcattaggatccatgactctaaggacctttgtAGAACATTGAACCTATGACCCATTAAGATTGATGGTCGCGTAGTACGggtccccgagaagcttttctTGTGTGGGTCGGTACGAAGATCTCACTCAAGGTAGATCttcttgatggagttgacgaccggcAAGCTTTTGACGTAAGCGGCAAACAGTCAAGGAGGTACATGACTTTGAGACCCTTTTCTAGAACCCGATGTCAATGGTCGCGTAGTGCAGGgccccgagaagcttttctcgtgtGGGTCGGTACGAAGATCTCACCCAGAAGAGGCTCATTTGAGGGAGTTGATGACCGACAAGCTTTTGCCGTAAGCGCCAAACAGCCAAATGAATCGATGACTCTGGGGTCCCTATCTAACCCTAGACTCCGACCGGTGAGATCCCCTTTGTGAGTAAGCAATCAGAGATATCCTCCATCCGTATCTCGAACCCGTGATACCATGCCAACTTGTGTGTTCGACTCGTGAGAACCATGCTTGTGTATCATTCATGCActcatgcattcatgcatcataaaaaatttcaaatacAATATTCATGCATCATTCTGCATATCATCAAACAAAAACCAGAAAACTTACCATTCTACCCTTCTATCCAAAATCATCCTCAGTCAAGCTGACTTCCCGACATTCATACTACACGCGCAATAATCAGAAATTACTCATGGATCAGTTGGAGTAGAACCAAGCTGCTATGAGGGAGGATATGACCACTGTGAAGGCTCAGATGGGTCAACTCGTTGAAGCCCTACAGGCTTTGGCTAGGGGACAAGAGGAAATGCATCAGGCTAATCTGAGAGCCTCTAATGCCAACCCTGCTGCTGTGACTATACCGGTGAATCCACAAGGAGGAGCCGGTACGCCAGTTGTAGCTCAGCCACCTCCCGAAAGAGGTCTGATGTATCAAAATGCTAATCAGACGTTCAATATCCCCGCCAATGGGAGGTTCCAACCTGAGATTGACGATCAGTAGGACGCTTTCTTCACTACAAAGGCTGACTCAGTTCATGAAGCTTTTGGTCCTTTTCCTGCTGACATCGAAAGGAGATTTCAAATGGTGGAGGAGAGATTCAAGGCGATGCAAGGTCCTGATACCTTCGGGTTGGATGCTGCTGACATGTGCTTAGTGCCAGACGTGAAAATTCCTCCCAAGTTCAAAGTCCCGAACTTTGAAAAGTATCAAGGGGTCACTTGTCCAAAGACCCACATCCGAGATTTCTGCAGAAAGATGGTCGCTCATTCCAAGGACGAGAAACTCTTAATGCactttttccaggacagtctTAGTGGAGCTTCTCTGGAATGGTATATGCAGCTCAAGCGCACGCATATACGAACCTGGAGGGAACTTGCTGAAGCCTTCTTGAAGCATTATCAGTATAACTCAGACATGGCTCCCAATCGGACTCAACTCCAAAGCCTTTCTCAGAAGCCAGATGAAtcgttcaaagagtacgctcagcgatggagagacttggctgCCAGGGTTCAACCTCCCCTTCTTGAAAGAGAGATGATAAACATGTTCATGGATACCCTTCAAGGGCCATATTTTGAAAAAATCATTGGGAGTACCACCTCGGGTTTCTCAGACTTGGTCATTGCTGGTGAGCGAATTGAGAATGGCTTGAAGATCGGTAAAATACAAGACACAACGATTGTGGCTAATGGAGCAAAGAAGCCTTATTCCGGATTCTcaaagaagaaggaaggagagaccaatgctaTCGCTCAAGGGGGAGATGGAGGTTATCAAATGCCATACTATCTGGTGGCAGCAGTAACACCTAACCCGTATCCGCCGCCAGCGTATGTCATTCCAACTGGTCCTCCAGCGGTACAATATCAGCAACCCTATGCTCCTCAGCAACCTGTCGCTCAACAGAACTACTATCAGCAGGGTAGACAAGGACCAAGGAGGCCTCCTAGAAGGTTTGATCCAATTCCCATGTCGTATGGTCTTTTGCTAGCTCATTTGCTCAAGGATTCGCAGGTCCAACTGAAGGAAGCTAAGGCTCCTCCTGTACCTCTTCCTCCCGGGTATGACATGAACGTCAGCTGCGAGTATCACTCTGGGACGCGGGGGCACTCGATTGAGAATTGCAATATCTTCAATCACAAAGTACAAGACCTTATTGACTTAAAAGCAATATCATTCAAGCCAAATGTTCCAAACAACCCCGTGAAAGCAAGTACATCTGCAGTGCCTTAGTCAGAACAACAATGGGTCTGAAG is a window of Lathyrus oleraceus cultivar Zhongwan6 chromosome 6, CAAS_Psat_ZW6_1.0, whole genome shotgun sequence DNA encoding:
- the LOC127094586 gene encoding uncharacterized protein LOC127094586 is translated as MVEERFKAMQGPDTFGLDAADMCLVPDVKIPPKFKVPNFEKYQGVTCPKTHIRDFCRKMVAHSKDEKLLMHFFQDSLSGASLEWYMQLKRTHIRTWRELAEAFLKHYQYNSDMAPNRTQLQSLSQKPDESFKEYAQRWRDLAARVQPPLLEREMINMFMDTLQGPYFEKIIGSTTSGFSDLVIAGERIENGLKIGKIQDTTIVANGAKKPYSGFSKKKEGETNAIAQGGDGGYQMPYYLVAAVTPNPYPPPAYVIPTGPPAVQYQQPYAPQQPVAQQNYYQQGRQGPRRPPRRFDPIPMSYGLLLAHLLKDSQVQLKEAKAPPVPLPPGYDMNVSCEYHSGTRGHSIENCNIFNHKVQDLIDLKAISFKPNVPNNPVKASTSAVP